CCTGTATCTGGAATCCTTCGTCGAGCCGTTCGGCACGCTGTGGTTCATCTATCTGCTGCCGGTCTTCTTCGTCGTCACAAAACTGACACGCAAATTCCCGCCGCTCGTGATCTGGCTCGTCGCCGCCGCACTGGAGACGGCCCGCATCTCGACCGGCTGGACCGCGATCGACGAGTTCTGCTCGCGCTTCGTCTATTTCTATTCGGGCTATCTGTTCGCGCCTTACGTGTTCGCGGTGTCGGATCGCGCGCGGAAACATCCCGCCCTTGCACTTGCAGCGCTCGCGACCTGGGCGCTGGTCAATGCCGGCCTGGTCGCATCGGGGGCCAGCGAGTGGAAGATCATCTCGCTCGTGCTCGGTTTTGCCGGCGCCTGCGCCATCATCACGATGGGCACGCTGCTCGCGCGCGCGCAGTGGCTGAACTTTTTCCGCTTCTGCGGCGAGCATTCGATCGTGATCTATCTCGCCTTCTTCCTGCCGATGGCCGCGACACGGACGCTGCTGCTGCGCACCGGCATCATTCCCGACATCGGCACGGTGTCGCTGATCGTCACCGTCGCCGGCGTGCTCGGCGCGCTCGCGATCTGGCAGGTGGCGCTGCGGCTCGGCGGCAATTTCCTGTTCGAGCGCCCGGATACGTTCTGGATCGCGCCGAAGAAAGCCGGCGCCATGTTGCAGGCGGCGGAGTAGCTGTCGTCCCTGCGAACGCAGGGACCCATACCGCGTGATTTATCGATAGATTGCGGTCTCCGTAACTAGCCTAGTCACTGCCAGTCCTCGCCAAACTCCTCCCCGTGGTTATGGGTCCCGGATCTGCGCTCCGCTTGTCCGGGACGACATTGCGTGTGGGAATCCGCCCAAAAATCCCCCTCACGAGGCTGTCAAAGCCCGCAAAAATTCATACATTGCGGCCATGCCCAAAAGCTCCCCGAAGACCTCCGCCAAGGCTGATACCAAGGCCTCCGTTGACACCAAATCCGCCGCGCCAGCTGCTGCCAAACCGGTTGCGGCCAAGGCGGCGGGCAAGGGCGACCACATCTTCCTGGTCGACGGTTCCGGCTACATCTTCCGCGCCTACCACGCGCTGCCGCCGCTCAACCGCAAGTCCGACGGGCTGCAGGTCAACGCCGTGCTCGGCTTCTGCAACATGCTGTGGAAGCTGCTCCGCGACATGCCCGCCGACAACCGGCCGACGCATCTGGCCATCGTGTTCGACAAGTCCGAGGTCACCTTTCGCAACAACATCTATCCCGAGTACAAGGCGCACCGGCCGCCGGCGCCTGACGATCTGATCCCGCAATTCGCACTGATCCGCGAAGCGGTGCGCGCCTTCGACCTGCCCTGCCTGGAACAAGGCGGCTTCGAGGCCGACGACCTGATCGCGACCTATGCGCGGCAAGCCAGCGAACGCGGCGCCACCACGACCATCGTGTCCTCCGACAAGGATCTGATGCAGCTCGTGAACGACAAGATCATGATGTACGACACCATGAAGGATCGCCGCATCGGCATCCCCGAGGTGATCGAGAAGTTCGGCGTGCCCCCGGAGAAGGTGGTCGAGGTGCAGGCGCTGGCCGGCGACTCCACCGACAACGTGCCCGGCGTGCCGGGCATCGGCATCAAGACCGCCGCGCAGCTGATCACCGAATATGGCGACCTCGAGCAATTGCTGTTCCGCGCCACCGAAATCAAGCAACCGAAGCGGCGCGAGGCGCTGATCGAGAATGCCGAGAAGGCGCGAATCTCGCGCAAGCTGGTGCTGCTCGACGACAAGGTGAAGCTGGACGTGCCGCTGGACGATCTCGCCGTCCACGAGCCCGACGCGCGCAAGCTGATTGCCTTCCTAAAGGCGATGGAATTCACCACGCTGACGCGCCGTGTCGCCGACTACTCCCAGATCGACCCCGCCAACGTCGATGCCGATGCGAGCAACAGCAGCGGCGCCAGGGCCGGCGACGGCGCCGCCAAGGCGAAATCGTCCGAGGCTTCCGGCGATCTCTTCGCCGCGCCTGCGGCCACCGCAACAGGCGGCGACAAGGGCGACAAGGGGGCGAGCCTGAAGGGCGCGCCGATCTCCCTGGCCGCCGCGCGCGAAGAGGCGCTGCGCAAGCTTCCAGTCGATCGCGACAAATATCAAACGATCAAGTCGCTCAAGGAGCTCAACGGCTTCATTGCGCGCATCCACGATGCCGGTCATGTCGCAGTCGAGATCCGCGGAAATTCGATCGATCCGATGCAGGCCGACCTCTGCGGCATCGCGCTGTCGCTGGCGCCGAACGAGGCCTGCTATGTGCCGCTGGCGCACAAGCAAGCTGGCGGCGGCGCCGGCCTGTTCGACGCCGGCCTCGCGCCCGATCAGGTCAAGCATGCCGATGCGATCGAGGCGCTGCGGCCGGTGCTGGAATCGGCGGGCATTCTCAAGATCGGCTTCGATCTCAAATTCACCGCCGTCATGCTGGCGCAGCACGGCATCACCTTGCGCAACACCGAC
The sequence above is drawn from the Bradyrhizobium amphicarpaeae genome and encodes:
- a CDS encoding acyltransferase family protein encodes the protein MTPSGTIAGSGGVNATADARVDWVDYAKGICIIMVVMMHSVLGVELAAGQTGFMHVLVAFAKPFRMPDFFLISGLFLPLVIDRDWRTYLDRKVVHFAYFYVVWVTIQFGFKAPAFAAETGWQHVGLLYLESFVEPFGTLWFIYLLPVFFVVTKLTRKFPPLVIWLVAAALETARISTGWTAIDEFCSRFVYFYSGYLFAPYVFAVSDRARKHPALALAALATWALVNAGLVASGASEWKIISLVLGFAGACAIITMGTLLARAQWLNFFRFCGEHSIVIYLAFFLPMAATRTLLLRTGIIPDIGTVSLIVTVAGVLGALAIWQVALRLGGNFLFERPDTFWIAPKKAGAMLQAAE
- the polA gene encoding DNA polymerase I, yielding MPKSSPKTSAKADTKASVDTKSAAPAAAKPVAAKAAGKGDHIFLVDGSGYIFRAYHALPPLNRKSDGLQVNAVLGFCNMLWKLLRDMPADNRPTHLAIVFDKSEVTFRNNIYPEYKAHRPPAPDDLIPQFALIREAVRAFDLPCLEQGGFEADDLIATYARQASERGATTTIVSSDKDLMQLVNDKIMMYDTMKDRRIGIPEVIEKFGVPPEKVVEVQALAGDSTDNVPGVPGIGIKTAAQLITEYGDLEQLLFRATEIKQPKRREALIENAEKARISRKLVLLDDKVKLDVPLDDLAVHEPDARKLIAFLKAMEFTTLTRRVADYSQIDPANVDADASNSSGARAGDGAAKAKSSEASGDLFAAPAATATGGDKGDKGASLKGAPISLAAAREEALRKLPVDRDKYQTIKSLKELNGFIARIHDAGHVAVEIRGNSIDPMQADLCGIALSLAPNEACYVPLAHKQAGGGAGLFDAGLAPDQVKHADAIEALRPVLESAGILKIGFDLKFTAVMLAQHGITLRNTDDAQLISYVLDAGRGSHAIESLSERWFGHAMLKESELLGSGKGKITFDQVPIDKAAALSAEGADMALRAWRVLKPRLVAEHMTTVYETLERPLVSVLARMERRGISIDRQVLSRLSGDFAQTAARVEAEIQEIAGEPVNVGSPKQIGDILFGKMGLSGGTKTKTGAWSTTAQVLDELAEQGHDFPRKILEWRQVSKLKSTYTDALPTYVNPQTHRVHTTYALAATTTGRLSSNEPNLQNIPVRTEDGRKIRRAFIATPGHKLVSADYSQIELRLLAEIADIPVLKQAFKDGLDIHAMTASEMFGVPIKGMPSEIRRRAKAINFGIIYGISAFGLANQLGIAREEASAYIKKYFERFPGIRAYMDETRNFCRSHGYVTTLFGRKMHYPDIKASNASVRAFNERAAINARLQGTAADIIRRAMTRVEDALAEKKLSAQMLLQVHDELIFEVPDAEVEATLPVVQHVMQDAPFPAVLLSVPLHVDARAANNWDEAH